One genomic window of Paeniglutamicibacter sp. Y32M11 includes the following:
- a CDS encoding SpoIID/LytB domain-containing protein produces the protein MQLLKSATSSLSVASGKMRVIDPTAKKTYTGAAGSTLSFSRSGTSLSYTFKTPAGYDVIARDLNKDGVRDINPAPQANLVTGKLRIQWEGTRAWPSSTAATLLINKSNAESSSPGIYRHGVLEAGILSDQVNLVSSLRLNDEYLYGLAEVPSSWPSAVLQAQAMAGRTYAMRKVNTLKSSCDCNVTDETLDQKFTGFVKENERLGYGAKWKAAVEATLTRTSTGVPATGKVVMYAGRLADTLYFSSSGGATRNSEDVWSTPFPYLRSRSDPWSLKTNANNPYKTWSQKVTQAKLAQVFGLKDVASVAFTKSADLTIKSATAKSSTGLSKTLTGNAFRGSSTGVGAFSAWITSIKPIVAAPVATTINPRNFCTTTVKVGANMATAVSAAVEGAVICLDAGTHKPNNLTLKSRQSLVGNTRSNTRLDGTVAVSTTASGTLQRIYSTKIPSTAPTGLACTTGNLCNSTQILYANGAALKRVTSKAAVVAGTYWIDHKNRSIYTTKASSTTYRYTMASATRSVNLGTWSKLGNVYIIGYANPSNTGALWLKGAHSTLYASTVAWNHGIGVQSNGQSTTISGSLVRLNGQSGITGSTGKNSVIKSTEISANGWAGYKPTTFTGGIAASGSATMKVSGSKILDNRGVGNTSGVRTTNGAVVSVSTSTVSGNS, from the coding sequence GTGCAGCTGCTCAAGTCCGCGACCAGCTCACTGAGCGTTGCCAGCGGGAAAATGCGCGTGATTGATCCGACGGCCAAAAAGACTTACACGGGGGCTGCGGGTTCCACACTGTCCTTCTCCCGTAGCGGCACGTCGCTGAGCTATACGTTTAAGACCCCGGCCGGATACGACGTCATTGCACGCGATCTGAACAAGGATGGGGTCAGGGACATCAACCCTGCTCCGCAGGCTAACCTGGTCACCGGGAAATTGCGCATCCAGTGGGAAGGCACCCGGGCCTGGCCCTCATCCACCGCGGCAACCCTCCTGATTAATAAGTCCAACGCCGAATCTTCTTCACCCGGGATCTACCGCCATGGGGTGCTGGAAGCCGGGATACTCAGCGATCAGGTCAATCTGGTGAGCTCCTTGCGGCTCAACGATGAGTATCTCTATGGTCTGGCCGAGGTTCCCTCTTCCTGGCCCTCGGCGGTGCTCCAAGCCCAGGCCATGGCCGGACGAACCTACGCGATGCGCAAGGTGAATACGCTCAAGTCCTCCTGTGACTGTAACGTCACCGATGAGACGCTGGATCAAAAGTTCACCGGATTTGTGAAAGAGAACGAACGGCTCGGTTACGGAGCCAAGTGGAAGGCGGCAGTTGAAGCCACCCTCACGCGTACCTCCACCGGCGTTCCGGCCACCGGGAAGGTCGTCATGTATGCCGGGCGACTTGCCGATACCCTGTACTTCTCCTCGAGCGGAGGCGCCACCCGAAACAGCGAAGATGTCTGGTCAACTCCATTCCCGTACCTGCGCTCGCGCAGTGATCCCTGGTCACTGAAGACCAACGCGAACAACCCGTACAAGACCTGGAGTCAAAAAGTCACCCAGGCGAAGTTGGCCCAAGTCTTTGGACTCAAGGATGTGGCCTCGGTGGCCTTCACCAAGTCGGCGGATCTGACGATTAAATCGGCGACGGCCAAGTCCTCAACCGGCCTCAGCAAAACCCTGACCGGCAACGCTTTCCGCGGCTCGAGCACCGGCGTTGGTGCGTTCTCGGCGTGGATCACCAGCATCAAACCGATCGTGGCCGCCCCGGTGGCAACAACCATCAATCCGCGAAACTTCTGCACCACCACGGTGAAGGTTGGGGCCAACATGGCCACGGCGGTTTCGGCTGCCGTCGAGGGAGCGGTGATCTGCTTGGACGCCGGAACTCACAAGCCCAATAACCTCACGCTCAAGTCCCGCCAGTCCCTGGTGGGTAATACGCGATCCAACACCCGCTTGGACGGAACCGTCGCGGTGAGCACCACCGCCTCCGGAACCCTGCAGCGGATTTACTCCACCAAGATTCCGTCCACGGCACCGACCGGGCTGGCCTGCACCACCGGCAACCTCTGCAATAGCACCCAGATACTTTATGCCAATGGGGCAGCACTCAAAAGGGTCACCAGCAAGGCCGCGGTGGTGGCCGGAACCTACTGGATCGACCACAAGAACCGATCCATCTATACGACCAAGGCCAGCAGCACCACCTACAGATACACCATGGCCTCGGCCACCCGTTCCGTGAACCTGGGCACCTGGTCCAAGCTTGGCAATGTGTACATCATTGGCTACGCCAATCCGAGCAACACCGGTGCGCTGTGGCTCAAGGGTGCCCACTCAACGCTGTATGCCTCGACCGTCGCCTGGAATCACGGCATTGGCGTGCAGAGCAATGGACAATCCACCACGATCAGCGGCTCCTTGGTGCGACTCAACGGGCAGTCGGGAATCACCGGCTCCACCGGGAAAAACTCGGTTATCAAGAGCACGGAAATCAGTGCCAACGGGTGGGCCGGGTACAAACCGACCACCTTCACCGGTGGCATTGCCGCGTCCGGTTCGGCCACCATGAAGGTTTCGGGATCCAAGATCTTGGACAATCGCGGAGTAGGCAATACCAGCGGTGTGCGCACCACAAATGGGGCTGTCGTCTCGGTGAGCACCAGTACGGTCAGTGGCAATAGCTAA
- the nirB gene encoding nitrite reductase large subunit NirB yields MGTGNGIRRIVVIGGGPAAHRFTEAMAKREPSNLDITVLTEEAHVPYDRVALTKALTNTSVDLTLGDPGLWAQENVTLVTNAGVKTLDSINQLVITHDGRSFAYDELVLATGSNAATLPIPGNEHTHVYRTLEDVWAINAGIQHLAAQLGRKPVVATIGGGLLGLEAAAGSQSLGAEAVVIDGGKWLMGTQLDEGAGQAMGRLIAQTGFKVHGGVFPKEVTTESVDGVCRVTGVLMADENHIPADMVIVSIGVRPRDELARNYNQMIQDTGAHAPVFGLGPRGGIEIDEHCATAVPHIWAIGEVANFAGMCIGLVAPANAMAEVLAAHLQGGEAAFTGFDTATKLKLSGVDVASFGDGFARTEGSLEVVYADAARGLYQKIVVSSDAKVLLGGIFVGDASPYQALRPLLGRELPAEAGAYLSALGGEVPDGDLPDDAVLCSCNSVSVGAIKDAVGGCGSCEGNEPVNDLATLKTCTRAGTQCGSCVPMLKKLMESQMTKNGVVVSTAMCEHFDLSRSELFEAVRVAGLHSYPAIMERFGKGSGCDICKPVIASVLASQTSGHPMEAGLAGAQDTNDRVMANMQKDGTYSVVPRIPGGEITPQKLGVIAAVAEKYNLYTKLTGGLRIDMFGARLEQLPEIWKELVDAGFESGQAYGKSLRNVKTCVGSSWCRYGMLDSVAMGIEMELRYRGLRAPHKFKMGVSGCARECAEARAKDVGVIATAEGWNLYVGGNGGANPAHAQLLIGGLDDATLLRYIDRYLMYYIRTADKLQRTARWMEDLDGGIEHVKSVVVDDSLGLGAELEAAMENHVGNYQDEWAATLADPEKLRRFRSFVNAPDQKDEDLTYIAERGQHRPVEPVSLGSTVSIGAPTTGSVAS; encoded by the coding sequence ATGGGTACAGGAAACGGCATACGCCGCATCGTAGTCATCGGTGGCGGTCCAGCCGCACATCGCTTCACCGAAGCCATGGCAAAACGTGAACCAAGCAATCTCGACATCACCGTACTGACCGAGGAAGCACACGTTCCCTATGACCGTGTTGCCCTGACCAAGGCCCTGACTAATACCTCCGTGGACCTCACCCTGGGCGACCCGGGACTGTGGGCCCAAGAAAACGTCACGCTGGTGACGAATGCCGGCGTGAAAACACTGGACAGCATCAACCAGCTGGTCATCACGCACGACGGGCGCAGCTTCGCCTACGACGAACTGGTGCTGGCCACCGGATCAAATGCCGCAACCCTGCCGATCCCGGGCAATGAACACACCCACGTGTACCGCACACTCGAAGATGTCTGGGCCATCAATGCCGGCATCCAGCACCTCGCCGCCCAGCTGGGCCGCAAGCCGGTAGTCGCCACCATCGGTGGCGGACTGCTGGGACTCGAAGCCGCAGCCGGATCCCAATCCTTGGGCGCCGAGGCAGTGGTCATTGACGGCGGCAAATGGCTGATGGGCACCCAGCTGGATGAGGGTGCCGGCCAGGCCATGGGCCGACTGATCGCACAGACCGGATTTAAGGTTCACGGTGGAGTCTTCCCCAAGGAAGTCACCACCGAATCGGTGGACGGCGTTTGTCGGGTCACCGGCGTCCTGATGGCCGACGAGAACCACATCCCGGCCGACATGGTGATCGTGTCCATCGGTGTGCGTCCGCGTGATGAACTGGCCCGGAACTACAACCAGATGATTCAGGACACCGGCGCCCACGCACCGGTCTTTGGTCTTGGTCCGCGCGGCGGGATCGAAATCGACGAGCACTGCGCCACCGCTGTCCCACATATCTGGGCCATCGGCGAGGTCGCCAACTTTGCTGGAATGTGCATCGGCCTGGTGGCCCCGGCCAACGCCATGGCCGAGGTACTCGCGGCTCACCTCCAGGGTGGGGAGGCAGCCTTCACCGGCTTTGATACCGCCACCAAACTGAAGCTTTCCGGTGTGGATGTTGCCAGCTTCGGTGACGGGTTCGCCCGCACCGAGGGCTCCCTGGAGGTGGTGTACGCCGACGCGGCCCGCGGCCTGTACCAAAAAATCGTGGTTTCCTCCGATGCCAAGGTTTTGCTCGGTGGCATCTTTGTGGGAGACGCCAGCCCGTACCAGGCGCTGCGCCCGCTGCTGGGCCGCGAACTCCCCGCCGAGGCCGGTGCCTACCTCAGTGCGCTCGGCGGGGAGGTACCCGATGGGGACTTGCCCGATGACGCGGTGCTCTGCTCCTGCAATAGTGTCTCGGTTGGTGCCATCAAGGATGCGGTGGGTGGTTGCGGGTCTTGTGAGGGCAACGAACCGGTGAATGACCTGGCAACGCTGAAGACCTGCACCCGTGCCGGAACCCAGTGCGGCTCCTGCGTGCCGATGCTCAAGAAGCTCATGGAATCGCAGATGACCAAAAACGGCGTGGTCGTCTCCACCGCCATGTGCGAGCACTTTGACCTCTCCCGCTCCGAGCTCTTCGAGGCGGTCCGGGTTGCCGGGCTGCACAGCTACCCGGCGATCATGGAGCGCTTCGGCAAGGGTTCGGGTTGCGATATCTGCAAGCCGGTCATCGCCTCGGTGCTCGCCTCCCAAACCTCGGGTCACCCGATGGAAGCCGGATTGGCCGGCGCCCAAGACACCAACGACCGCGTCATGGCCAATATGCAAAAGGACGGCACCTACTCGGTGGTCCCACGCATCCCGGGCGGGGAAATCACCCCTCAAAAACTCGGAGTGATCGCGGCAGTTGCGGAAAAATACAATCTTTATACCAAGCTCACCGGTGGCCTGCGCATCGATATGTTTGGTGCCCGGCTCGAACAACTGCCGGAAATCTGGAAGGAGTTGGTGGACGCCGGATTTGAATCCGGACAGGCTTATGGCAAGTCGCTACGCAACGTGAAGACCTGTGTTGGTTCCTCCTGGTGCCGCTACGGCATGCTGGACTCGGTCGCCATGGGGATCGAGATGGAGCTGCGCTACCGCGGGCTGCGCGCCCCACACAAGTTCAAGATGGGTGTCTCCGGATGTGCCCGTGAATGCGCCGAGGCGCGTGCCAAGGATGTGGGTGTGATTGCCACGGCCGAGGGCTGGAACCTGTATGTGGGTGGTAACGGCGGGGCCAACCCGGCCCACGCCCAACTGCTGATCGGCGGGCTCGATGATGCAACACTGCTCCGCTACATCGATAGGTACCTGATGTACTACATCCGCACCGCGGATAAACTCCAGCGCACCGCACGCTGGATGGAAGATCTGGACGGCGGAATTGAGCACGTGAAGTCGGTGGTGGTTGATGACTCACTGGGCCTGGGCGCGGAGCTTGAGGCGGCCATGGAAAACCATGTGGGCAACTACCAGGACGAATGGGCGGCCACCCTGGCGGACCCGGAAAAACTGCGCCGCTTCCGCTCCTTTGTAAACGCACCGGATCAGAAGGATGAGGATCTCACCTATATCGCCGAGCGCGGGCAGCACCGCCCCGTCGAGCCGGTCTCACTCGGCTCCACCGTTTCTATTGGCGCTCCGACCACCGGGAGCGTGGCATCATGA
- a CDS encoding LysR family transcriptional regulator produces the protein MVNPVHLRTLIEVVKHKSFASASLALGYTPSAVSQQMSALERDTGTTLFARGAKSIDPTPAALTMIRHARRVLTDIDTLMAATATPDLDASGKPLQELNLGIFPSLATYALPRLLGSADWDKLGIALRVNVGEPQLTIGGLRRDGDLDVALIFQVGQGGLAWPAQLQRQWLGDDPFRVVVPASWKLDGSSIFSADQLADMPWIIHHPGTSDATVISRLFDAVNLHPRVVAHSDDFNASLQMAAAGLGAALVPQLAMAQAPAGIQVIDAPEIRLARSIFALRPETRENPKVGVFMDRLAGVLAELEIAPTKN, from the coding sequence GTGGTCAATCCGGTTCATCTGCGCACGCTGATCGAAGTGGTGAAGCACAAGTCATTTGCTTCAGCCTCGCTCGCCTTGGGTTACACGCCCTCGGCCGTCTCCCAGCAGATGTCGGCTCTTGAACGCGACACCGGAACCACGCTTTTTGCGCGTGGGGCTAAGAGCATTGACCCCACTCCCGCCGCTCTGACCATGATCCGTCATGCCCGGCGAGTCCTCACCGATATCGACACGCTCATGGCGGCGACGGCCACCCCCGATTTGGACGCCAGTGGCAAGCCACTGCAGGAACTGAACCTCGGGATCTTCCCCTCGCTGGCTACCTATGCGCTACCTCGACTGCTGGGATCGGCCGATTGGGACAAGCTCGGCATAGCCCTGCGGGTGAATGTGGGCGAACCTCAACTCACCATCGGCGGACTGCGTCGGGACGGCGATCTAGACGTTGCCCTGATCTTCCAGGTGGGCCAGGGCGGGCTGGCCTGGCCGGCACAGTTGCAACGCCAATGGCTCGGGGACGATCCGTTCCGGGTGGTGGTTCCGGCCTCATGGAAACTTGATGGCTCGTCGATTTTCAGTGCCGACCAGCTGGCGGACATGCCCTGGATCATCCACCACCCCGGCACCTCCGATGCAACGGTGATCTCACGGCTCTTTGACGCGGTTAATCTGCACCCACGCGTGGTGGCACACAGCGACGACTTTAACGCTTCCCTGCAGATGGCTGCCGCCGGACTCGGAGCTGCCTTGGTTCCCCAATTGGCCATGGCGCAGGCGCCAGCCGGCATTCAAGTCATCGATGCACCGGAAATACGCCTCGCCCGCAGCATCTTCGCCCTGCGCCCCGAGACGCGAGAAAACCCGAAGGTTGGCGTGTTCATGGATCGCCTGGCCGGAGTCTTGGCCGAGCTGGAGATCGCCCCAACCAAGAACTAG
- a CDS encoding cold-shock protein → MATGTVKWFNAEKGFGFIAPDDNSDDVFAHYSAIQSNGFRSLEEGQRVEFEVTQGQKGLQATDIRAV, encoded by the coding sequence ATGGCAACAGGTACCGTTAAGTGGTTCAACGCCGAAAAGGGCTTCGGCTTCATCGCTCCGGACGACAACTCGGATGATGTCTTTGCACACTACTCCGCCATTCAGTCGAACGGCTTCCGCTCGCTCGAAGAGGGCCAGCGCGTAGAGTTCGAAGTTACCCAGGGCCAGAAGGGCCTGCAGGCCACCGATATCCGCGCTGTCTAA
- a CDS encoding LLM class flavin-dependent oxidoreductase, with translation MSIPLSILDLAPIRRGGTAAQTFAESVELAQTAEAVGYQRVWYAEHHNMSSIASSATAVLIGHIAHHTKTIRLGAGGVMLPNHSPLVIAEQFGTLETLFPGRIDLGLGRAPGTDQATFRAMRRDPAASDAFPHDVLELQAFLGDASRIEGIHAYPGRNTNVPLYILGSSLFGARLAAQFGLPYSFASHFAPDALIQAVSVYREEFRPSEFLAEPHVIAGVGVVAASTNAQAHTIMEQVRRDRIRMFLGRNRETEFTDAEVEMLLDSSHGESIMKMLKYTAVGDEATVGAYLEEFARTAGADELITVHNSSSAAERLESVKITAKAMKLAS, from the coding sequence GTGAGCATTCCTTTGTCGATCCTTGATCTTGCCCCTATCCGCCGTGGCGGTACCGCCGCACAAACCTTCGCCGAGAGCGTTGAACTGGCGCAAACCGCGGAAGCGGTAGGTTACCAACGCGTCTGGTACGCCGAGCACCACAACATGAGTTCCATCGCCTCCTCGGCGACGGCCGTACTCATCGGACACATCGCGCACCACACCAAGACCATTCGTCTGGGTGCCGGCGGCGTCATGCTGCCCAACCACTCCCCGCTGGTGATCGCCGAGCAGTTTGGCACCCTGGAAACGCTTTTCCCCGGACGCATCGATCTGGGCCTGGGACGCGCGCCCGGCACCGACCAGGCAACGTTTAGGGCCATGCGCCGGGACCCTGCGGCCTCCGACGCCTTCCCACACGATGTCCTTGAACTCCAGGCCTTCCTCGGGGATGCTTCGCGCATCGAGGGTATTCACGCCTACCCGGGACGCAATACCAACGTCCCGCTGTACATCTTGGGTTCAAGCCTCTTCGGCGCCCGGCTGGCCGCTCAATTCGGTCTGCCGTATTCCTTTGCCTCGCACTTTGCCCCCGACGCACTCATCCAGGCCGTCTCGGTCTACCGCGAAGAGTTCCGTCCGTCCGAGTTCTTGGCCGAACCCCATGTGATTGCGGGCGTTGGTGTGGTCGCCGCATCCACCAATGCGCAGGCCCACACCATCATGGAGCAGGTCCGCCGCGACCGCATCCGGATGTTCCTGGGACGAAACCGGGAAACCGAATTCACCGATGCCGAGGTGGAAATGCTGCTCGACTCCTCCCATGGGGAATCGATCATGAAGATGCTCAAGTACACGGCCGTCGGCGACGAGGCCACCGTTGGTGCCTACCTCGAAGAATTCGCTCGCACCGCAGGCGCCGATGAACTGATCACCGTGCACAATTCCAGCAGCGCCGCCGAGCGTCTGGAATCCGTGAAGATCACCGCGAAGGCCATGAAGCTGGCCAGCTAA
- a CDS encoding sirohydrochlorin chelatase has product MSIEAAPRAHTLLSPRLEHSAWLGWVEADPSPDLVAVSHGTDSPSGRAAILALVNEVARALDGIRVHGAFVDVQEPRVETLLASSTLGTEHRAAIIPLLLSAGTHASKDLTAAAALRAGTTVAAPLGPDASIAALMHRRLTEAGWMPGEAVIMACAGTTDPQGIKDCRYMAQLLAGSLQVPVTVAYISAEEPRLEDALTYARTHNPGRRTVVASYLLAPGYFAHLAGLSAPDVLSAPLLAPTQSPPRELVDIVISRYHQSTRR; this is encoded by the coding sequence ATGAGCATCGAGGCCGCACCCCGTGCTCACACGCTGCTTTCACCACGCCTTGAACATTCGGCCTGGCTCGGCTGGGTAGAGGCAGATCCCTCTCCCGATCTGGTAGCAGTATCCCACGGGACCGATAGCCCCAGCGGGCGAGCAGCCATTCTCGCTCTAGTAAATGAGGTGGCCAGGGCCCTTGATGGCATCAGGGTGCACGGCGCATTTGTTGATGTGCAGGAACCACGGGTTGAGACCCTACTGGCATCCTCCACTCTTGGCACCGAACATCGAGCCGCCATCATTCCTCTGCTGTTATCTGCCGGCACCCACGCCTCAAAAGATTTGACTGCCGCAGCTGCCCTACGTGCCGGAACCACGGTGGCCGCCCCATTGGGCCCGGATGCTTCGATTGCTGCGCTGATGCACCGGCGACTAACAGAGGCGGGCTGGATGCCGGGAGAAGCCGTCATCATGGCCTGCGCCGGAACCACCGATCCACAAGGGATCAAGGATTGCCGTTACATGGCTCAACTGTTGGCGGGCAGTTTGCAGGTTCCGGTAACTGTTGCTTACATCTCAGCGGAGGAACCTCGGCTAGAGGATGCTCTCACCTATGCCCGAACACACAATCCGGGGCGGCGCACCGTGGTGGCAAGTTACCTGCTGGCGCCGGGATATTTCGCCCATTTGGCGGGCCTAAGCGCCCCTGACGTGCTGAGCGCTCCCCTTTTGGCTCCCACACAATCTCCTCCTAGGGAGCTGGTGGATATCGTTATTAGCCGGTACCACCAGTCAACTCGGAGGTAA
- a CDS encoding LGFP repeat-containing protein, with translation MRPTALMLAATLFAGLLIPGTAAAAAPSITTMVPAATIAESNAAYLAKAATSLGGADATTGKLKDGRLWRSHRDGIVVYSDTRKAVTVRNALAQAWADTGWENGRFGYPTAEQYSYGADTRQAFTGGILGARSNGTSYWLPTPKPGDFTLAGSGWGHGVGMSQYGARSMAEEGKSATSIL, from the coding sequence ATGAGACCCACCGCCCTGATGCTTGCTGCCACTTTGTTCGCCGGCCTGCTGATTCCCGGAACCGCGGCCGCGGCAGCTCCCTCGATCACCACGATGGTGCCGGCCGCAACCATTGCCGAGTCCAATGCTGCATACCTGGCCAAGGCCGCAACAAGCCTCGGCGGTGCCGATGCCACGACCGGGAAGCTGAAGGACGGGCGACTGTGGCGTTCGCACCGCGACGGAATTGTGGTGTATTCCGATACTCGTAAGGCCGTGACGGTCCGCAACGCGTTGGCCCAGGCGTGGGCGGACACCGGCTGGGAAAACGGTAGATTCGGTTACCCGACCGCCGAACAGTACAGCTACGGAGCCGACACCCGGCAGGCCTTCACCGGTGGCATTCTGGGTGCACGCAGCAACGGCACCAGCTACTGGCTACCGACGCCCAAGCCGGGGGATTTCACCCTTGCAGGGTCCGGTTGGGGGCACGGGGTAGGGATGAGTCAATACGGTGCCCGTTCCATGGCAGAGGAGGGCAAGAGCGCGACCTCCATCCTGTAG
- a CDS encoding enoyl-CoA hydratase/isomerase family protein, producing the protein MAAAPFTPSNRSFLISSLITASTHGSLGLVMLRRPEAINALTLGMLEDLTRIFTEFSSDTKISMVVLQGEGARGFCAGGDIKDFHAAVSSGEHQRFLELLRLEFALDEMIANYPKPVVTMVHGLCMGGGIGLASHAPIRITTPEARFALPEARIGYSPDVGSTLLLARAPGHVGEYLALTGTSFTGADAVELGFADMMVSQDRFEEIFEALPDFDSMPAAEIAAGIEVLFGFFAASPLASQQPWIDAAFCAPTVPEIIQRLSTMRHPAAAEALAALQANSPTSLHCALGAVRAARTEDHLRSALDRELRVAEYLMYRGDLTEGIRAQVIDKDRSPRWNPSTVDPATEREINELIAGEL; encoded by the coding sequence TTGGCAGCAGCACCTTTCACGCCATCAAACAGGAGTTTTCTCATCTCTTCTCTCATCACCGCTTCCACCCATGGCTCGCTGGGTCTGGTGATGTTGCGCCGCCCCGAGGCCATCAATGCCCTCACCCTGGGCATGCTGGAAGACCTCACTCGGATCTTCACGGAGTTTAGCAGTGATACCAAAATCTCCATGGTCGTTCTGCAGGGTGAAGGAGCACGCGGATTTTGTGCCGGCGGGGATATCAAGGACTTTCACGCGGCGGTCAGCAGCGGGGAACACCAACGCTTCCTAGAGTTACTGAGACTCGAATTTGCCCTTGATGAGATGATCGCCAACTATCCCAAACCGGTGGTCACCATGGTCCATGGGCTGTGTATGGGCGGCGGGATCGGTCTGGCCTCCCATGCTCCGATCCGCATCACCACCCCCGAGGCTCGTTTCGCGTTGCCCGAGGCGCGCATCGGCTACTCTCCCGATGTGGGATCCACCCTGCTGCTGGCCAGGGCCCCGGGGCACGTGGGTGAATATCTGGCCCTGACCGGGACCAGCTTCACCGGTGCCGACGCGGTAGAACTGGGCTTTGCCGACATGATGGTGAGCCAGGATCGCTTCGAGGAAATCTTTGAGGCACTACCCGACTTCGATTCGATGCCCGCGGCGGAAATCGCCGCTGGCATCGAGGTACTTTTTGGCTTCTTTGCCGCTTCCCCGCTCGCCAGCCAACAGCCGTGGATTGATGCTGCCTTCTGCGCACCCACCGTTCCGGAGATCATTCAGCGGCTTTCGACGATGCGCCATCCGGCCGCCGCAGAGGCGCTTGCTGCCCTTCAGGCCAACTCCCCCACCTCGCTGCACTGCGCGCTGGGCGCCGTGCGGGCAGCACGCACCGAGGATCATCTGCGCTCGGCACTGGATCGTGAACTGCGGGTGGCCGAATACTTGATGTACCGCGGGGATTTGACCGAGGGCATCCGCGCCCAGGTCATCGACAAGGACCGCTCCCCCCGCTGGAATCCGTCCACGGTTGATCCGGCCACCGAGCGCGAGATCAACGAGCTAATAGCCGGGGAACTGTAG
- the nirD gene encoding nitrite reductase small subunit NirD, with translation MSASVQETTLESTTSMVAVCTTGDLEPGWGEAAWVNGTQVAMYRTESNQFYATSHHCPGSGAKVMARGILGDKTIDGNRVPTIACPLHKEVYRLDTGACLSANSVALPIFAVHNLDDTLWMETGS, from the coding sequence ATGAGTGCATCAGTTCAAGAAACCACGCTCGAAAGCACCACGTCCATGGTGGCCGTCTGCACCACCGGCGACCTCGAACCGGGGTGGGGTGAAGCAGCATGGGTCAACGGCACACAGGTCGCCATGTACCGCACCGAGTCCAACCAGTTTTATGCCACTTCCCACCACTGCCCGGGGTCCGGTGCCAAGGTCATGGCCCGCGGCATCCTCGGAGATAAGACGATCGACGGCAATCGGGTGCCCACCATCGCCTGCCCGCTGCACAAGGAGGTGTACCGCCTGGACACCGGTGCATGCCTCAGCGCAAACAGCGTCGCACTGCCCATCTTCGCGGTGCACAACCTGGATGACACCCTCTGGATGGAGACCGGATCATGA